AGCACCTCCTCCACCGTCTTGTCGTCGAACAGGGCGCCGGTGACGCGCTCCACGGCGGCGAGCGCCAGGAGGAACTCGCCCGCGTCGCCGCCCGGCGTCCCGATGACGCCCTGCTCGTCGCGGCCGTCCACGCACGAGCGCCGGCCCGTCATCAGCAGCGCGGACAGCCGCGCCCACCGCACCTGGCTGGGGTCGCCCACGTGCCGCTCGAGGTGCTCCTTCGTCAGCGGCCCCGCGCTGGGGCCCTCCTCCGGTGCGAAGGCGGGCGCGGTGAGGCTCCGCTCGAAGGGGGCCGCGCGGCGCGAGGTGGAGTAGCCCGCGGTGCGCCAGGCAATCATCCCGCCCGCCAGCGCCGCCACGTACCGCATGCCCAGCGCGTGGAGGTACTGCGCCGCGAGCCCCGCGCGCCGCCCGCTGTGCGACACCAGCACCACGGGCACGTCCGGGTCCAGGTGTCTGGCGACCTCCGCGATGCGCTCCAGGGGCACCCACAGCGAGCCGGGGATGTGGCCCATGATGCCCGTGAGCTCCTCCTTGTCCCTCAGGTCGATGACGCGCAGGGCCCGCCCCTGCTCGGCGACGAACTGCACGGGCACGCGGGGCGTCATCGCGCCGCTGGCGCGCAGCTCGGCCTTCCACTTGAGCTGGAAGAGGACGGTGTTCACGTGGGGGGCCGGGGCTTCAGGTGGCGGAGTCGTCATGGGCTTTCAGGGGAGGCTCCGGCAGGAACGCCAGCAAGGTGGACTGGATGCCCTGGCAGATGCTGTCGAGCGGCAGGTCGTTGTCGTCGACGCCGAAGGGGTCTTCGATTTCGACGCCAATCTCCTCGATGCCGAAGAAGACATACGCCACGAGGAAGGTGGCCAGCACCGTCACCCAGCCGAAGGTGTCCACCAGCGCGAAGGGCAGGGTGAAGCAGTAGAGGATGAGCGCGCGGCGCAGGTGCACCATGTACGCGAAGGGCATGGGGGTCTTGTGGATGCGCTCGCACCCGCCCAGGTAGTCAATGAGCAGCTGCACGTTCTGGTCGAGCTGCATCTGCACGTACTCCGGATACAGCCCCTGCTTTCGTCCTTCGTCCAACACGGCCGTCATCCTGCGGGCCACCGCCAGGGGCACGTGCTGGCCCGCCAGCGTCTGTTGGACGTCGGACGGGGGCAGCAGGTCCGCCTGGCTCCCCAGGTGCCGCTGCTGGCCGCGCAGCCACGCGGCGGTGGCGAAGGGGAACGTCGCGGTCCAGCGCACCAGCGGCGCGAAGAGCGGCGTGGGGCCCAGGAAGACCTCCGCCGCACGCAGCAGGTTGCGCGTCTCATTGACGATGCCGCCCCACAGCTTTCGGCCCTCCCAGAAGCGGTCATAGGAGGCGTTGGTGCGGAACACGAGCAGCAGGCTCAGCGCCATGCCCGAGAGCGTGTGCACCGTCGGGGCGACGCCCACGTTTCGCACGTTCTGGGAGAAGGCCACCACCGCGACCGCCCAGACGACGCACAACAACACCCGGCCGACGATTTCCCTCACCATCGAACCACGGAGGTAGTGGAAGTAGCTCCACCAGCGATGCGGGTCATACTCAACCATCTGTCTTTTCCGCCTCCCAGATGGGGGCGCATGCTAGCCGCACCGCGCCGCGTCGCGAGCGGCGCTTTGCGCGATTGCGGATGACAGACGGTTCAAGTGATGGCCGGGGCTCGGGCGGTTCGATTAAGGAGGAGGCAGGCTCGGTCATCCCAGAAGGAGGCGTCCTCATGCGCCGTCACCCCACGCTCCTGTTGACGTTCCTCCTCGCCACGGCGAGCGGTTGCAGCTTCCTGCGGACGGACATCGTGTTGGACACGCTCAACGCGCCCTCCAATCCCGCGGACGCGCCCACGCGGGTGCCGGCGGTGGAGCGCGTGGCGGGGCTGACGTACGCGCAGTTGACGGACGCGTACGTGGACACCGGGCGCGCGGGCACGTGGATGGAGGCGCTGGGCGCCTCGCCGGACGTGGTGCTGGACATGACGGCCTGTCTCGTCCAGCGCGCCGGAGGCGACACGGCGTCCTGCTATGAGAATGACGCGCGCACGGGCTTCGTCGACCGGGTGGTGAAGGCGTCGGCGTGGGGCGTGCCGCTGCCGGTGCAGTCCTTCTCCGTGGCGGCGCCGTCCGAGGAAGAGGTGGACGCGGAGCGCTTCCTCTCGAACGCGATGGGCATCGGGCCGTCGCTGGCGGCGTTGCAGCAGACGCTGCAGGTGCCGCTGCCGCGCGAGGTGCTCGCGCAGGGCATCCAGCAGGGCGCGGCGTCCGCGGCGGCCTACGTGCGGGCGCGGACGTGGCGCAGGGACCTGCGGCGGCCCACCAACGCGGTGGTGTTGAGCGGCGGCGGGGCCAACGGCGCGTTCAGCGCGGGGGCCATCTGGCGGCTGCTGGGCATCCTGGAGCAGTGCCGGGGCAAGCCCGCGCCGGAGGGGTGCGGGGACGCGCGCATCGACCTGGCGGCGGGGACGAGCACGGGCGCGCTCATCAGCACGCTGGTGGACCTGTTCCACACGCCGGGCCAGGAGGCGAACGCGCGCCGGCTGTTGATGGGCAACTACACGTGCACGGTGGAGTCGGACCTGTACTGCGTGAACTCCACGTGGCTGTGGAACCTGGCGGACGACACGCGGGGCCTGGTGCGCTTCGACGGCATGTACACGAAGCTGGATCAGGTGGTCCACCCGGGGATGTTCCACAACGGCACGGAGCTGGTGTCGGTGTCGGTGGACTTCCAGACGGGCGACGTGTTCGGGGTGAGCGACCAGGACCCCGCGGACTTCAAGGCGGGGGCGACGGACGCGGAGCGCAAGCGGGGGATGACCCGGGCCATCGTGGCGTCCATCGTGGAGCCGGTGCTGTCGGATCCCGTCACCCGGCTGCCGTCGGCGTCGGGTCATCGCACGGGGACGTATTACGACGGCGGGGTGCGCTCGGGGCTGCCGCTGCTGCAGGCGGTGCAGCGCGGGGCGGAGCGGGTGCTGGTGATCTCGACGGGCGCCCCGACGCCGGCTCCGGCGAATGACCCGAAGAACGCGGTGGACGTGCTGCTGCGCACGATTGAGCTGTTCTCGGCGCAGCCGCGGGTGGCGGAGGTGCAGCAGGCGGAGCTGCTCGCGGTGACGCGGCGGCTGGGCGAGTACAACGTCTGCACGCTGCGCGGCGCGACGGAGGACTTCTGCCGCCGCAAGGGCCCGGGCTTCCAGCCGCCGACGCTGGTGGCGCCGGAGCCGGGGCAGGCGGTGTGGATGGGGGCGGCGCGCTTCGACCAGGTGGCGACCAGCTGGCGCAGCGCGTGGATGTTCAAGCCGGAGTCGGGGCTGGAGACGGCGAGCGGCTACGCGTTCTCGCCGGAGGTCATGCAGCCGCTCTTCGTGGCCGGGGTGGAGTCGTTCCAGAAGCGGTGCCGCGAGGTGATGGGCCTGTTCGGCGTCCAGGGCACGCTGGCGGCGCACGAGTGCGCGCGTCAGGTGGAGGAGGTGGCGGACGAGGCGCGCGACGCGCTCCCGTCCGTGGCGCAGTGCCGCGCGAACAAGCCGGCGCGCCGCACGTGTGACTGACGACGGCGGGGCCTACTTCCCGCCGTCCACGACCCACCGCCCCCAGCCCGCCAGCGAGGCGCCATCCTCGGCGACGCGCGGGCCCTTGGCTGGGGCGCGGAAGACGGTCTCCGACAGCGCGGTGAAGCGGGCTTCATCCGCGAGCCCGTGGAGCGCGGCGCCCCACGGTTCGGCGGCGTAGGTGGCGACCTGCGCGCGGCGCTCGAGGCCCTCTCCCAGGGGGGCTTCGAAGACGACGGCGGGGATGGGGTGCTGGCCCACGGTGAAGGTCTCGCGGCGCGCCGGCGGGGTGCCAGCGGCGACGGGGGGCCACTGCCGCGGCAGGCGGATGGCCTCGCTGACGGTGGTGAGCAGGGCCTCTTCCAGGGGCGTGGCTTCGGCCTCCAGGAAGTTCGCGCACGGGGCGTCGCCGGTGGGGCCGGTCGCTTCCTTGCGCAGGAGGAAGCCGCGCTCGGCGCCCAGGCAGACGCGGCGCACGGAGGGCGTGCCGGAGACGTCCTGGCGCACGTCGTACCAAGTGCCGGGGCCCCAGGGCCGCTCGAGCGCGGGGAGGGCGCCCACGGCGTCGGTGCCCTGGCGGAAGGACACGAGCGTGAGCTGCTGGCTGCCGCTCACGCCGAAGCCGGAGAGGGTGGTGCTGGCATCGAGCAGGCCGTGGGTGAGGTAGAGCGGCCCCGGCTTCGTGGCATAGAGGCGGTTCTCGAGAGGGCCGTCGCTGGGGCGGCGGTCGTCCAGGAAGCGCTGCGCGTCCCAGTCGCGTCCGGCGGCGGTGGTCTGTTCGGTGGAGCGCTGGCCCCGGTGTTCGGTGTCCCAGGGTTGTGTCTGCTCCATGCGCATGGGCAGGACGCGGGGCTGGGACAGGCGCGGGTGGGGCAGGGGCTTGCCCTGATCATCCGTGAACGTGACGGTGAGCCATGCCCACGGGGCCTGGACGGCGACCACCTCCAGGCTGACGTGGCCGGCCACGCCCGCGCCGCGCTCCGCGCCGGGACGGCCCCGGTGGGCGGAGAAGGCATACTCCACGCGGTCGCCCACGCGGGCGCGCTGCCATGGCGAGGCGCTGGTGACGGAGGAGACAGTCCCCGCGTCCTCCTGCTGCGCGACAGCGATGGGCGGTGGCGCGACGTCGGGCTGCTCGGTGGCGGTGGTGCCATTGGCGGGGGACGTCGCGCGAGGCTTCATGCTCTCGCAGCTGGTTCCCAGCGCGAGCGCGGCGCACAGGAGGAAGGGCCTGAAGGAAGTGCGGTGCATGCGGTGGTCCTCGGGAGGGACAGGCACGCTAGATAACCGGAGCCCGATGCGGTCCCGCGCGGACCGTGGGTCGCCGTGCGGGGACAACGTGTCCTTGTCGACAGGAGTGGGCCGTGGGCGACGCCGTGAAGTCCCCGCCACGGAGGCGGCGAAGCGCTTGGCGAGGGTTTGCTCGAACCGGGCCTTCGCGGCGCGCCTTGTCTGCCATTGAGGCATGGAGAGGCGTTTCCGCCAAACAATGCCTCCTGGTGGCAACCATCGCCCCAGCGCTGTTAGACCCTCACCCCTGTTCCCCGCTTCCGGAGCCCCGCGCATGCCCACGCCCCTGTCCATCCGCCGAGTCGTCCTCTACAAGCACGGCGTCGGCTACTTCGAGCGCCGGGGCAAGGTGACCGGCAGCGAGACCGCGCACCTGGACTTCAAGGCGCGCGACATGAACGACGTGCTCAAGTCCATGACCGTGCTGGACCTGTCCGGCGGCTCCGTGTCGGCCGTGAGCTACGACTCCACCAAGCCCCTGGAGCAGCTGCTCTCCGAGGCCACCATCCGCATCCCCG
This Corallococcus silvisoli DNA region includes the following protein-coding sequences:
- a CDS encoding rhodanese-like domain-containing protein; amino-acid sequence: MTTPPPEAPAPHVNTVLFQLKWKAELRASGAMTPRVPVQFVAEQGRALRVIDLRDKEELTGIMGHIPGSLWVPLERIAEVARHLDPDVPVVLVSHSGRRAGLAAQYLHALGMRYVAALAGGMIAWRTAGYSTSRRAAPFERSLTAPAFAPEEGPSAGPLTKEHLERHVGDPSQVRWARLSALLMTGRRSCVDGRDEQGVIGTPGGDAGEFLLALAAVERVTGALFDDKTVEEVLFQELEVFGRFYMHTDTHAWETLVAALASDPGLSAHRLPDLKDEAGWHAFVDHPPVELRPTVLERLLEPAHLGCGHLKLMLTRPQDYGVRPDLVRAFLRAYHGLRWQGVPELEFVTLSGVHDEAAVLTVYVEEDLWDMTSIPLVSPSVGPKQVFVAHPQVAAKHRDHYVEFFRRLTRWVKLEPHQVEPLRTEMNAIAATQLGHTLKSLANGLPLFEARFEGTDRVRVVEAGKV
- a CDS encoding bestrophin family protein, whose amino-acid sequence is MVEYDPHRWWSYFHYLRGSMVREIVGRVLLCVVWAVAVVAFSQNVRNVGVAPTVHTLSGMALSLLLVFRTNASYDRFWEGRKLWGGIVNETRNLLRAAEVFLGPTPLFAPLVRWTATFPFATAAWLRGQQRHLGSQADLLPPSDVQQTLAGQHVPLAVARRMTAVLDEGRKQGLYPEYVQMQLDQNVQLLIDYLGGCERIHKTPMPFAYMVHLRRALILYCFTLPFALVDTFGWVTVLATFLVAYVFFGIEEIGVEIEDPFGVDDNDLPLDSICQGIQSTLLAFLPEPPLKAHDDSAT
- a CDS encoding patatin-like phospholipase family protein; this translates as MRRHPTLLLTFLLATASGCSFLRTDIVLDTLNAPSNPADAPTRVPAVERVAGLTYAQLTDAYVDTGRAGTWMEALGASPDVVLDMTACLVQRAGGDTASCYENDARTGFVDRVVKASAWGVPLPVQSFSVAAPSEEEVDAERFLSNAMGIGPSLAALQQTLQVPLPREVLAQGIQQGAASAAAYVRARTWRRDLRRPTNAVVLSGGGANGAFSAGAIWRLLGILEQCRGKPAPEGCGDARIDLAAGTSTGALISTLVDLFHTPGQEANARRLLMGNYTCTVESDLYCVNSTWLWNLADDTRGLVRFDGMYTKLDQVVHPGMFHNGTELVSVSVDFQTGDVFGVSDQDPADFKAGATDAERKRGMTRAIVASIVEPVLSDPVTRLPSASGHRTGTYYDGGVRSGLPLLQAVQRGAERVLVISTGAPTPAPANDPKNAVDVLLRTIELFSAQPRVAEVQQAELLAVTRRLGEYNVCTLRGATEDFCRRKGPGFQPPTLVAPEPGQAVWMGAARFDQVATSWRSAWMFKPESGLETASGYAFSPEVMQPLFVAGVESFQKRCREVMGLFGVQGTLAAHECARQVEEVADEARDALPSVAQCRANKPARRTCD
- a CDS encoding DUF6068 family protein, which produces MHRTSFRPFLLCAALALGTSCESMKPRATSPANGTTATEQPDVAPPPIAVAQQEDAGTVSSVTSASPWQRARVGDRVEYAFSAHRGRPGAERGAGVAGHVSLEVVAVQAPWAWLTVTFTDDQGKPLPHPRLSQPRVLPMRMEQTQPWDTEHRGQRSTEQTTAAGRDWDAQRFLDDRRPSDGPLENRLYATKPGPLYLTHGLLDASTTLSGFGVSGSQQLTLVSFRQGTDAVGALPALERPWGPGTWYDVRQDVSGTPSVRRVCLGAERGFLLRKEATGPTGDAPCANFLEAEATPLEEALLTTVSEAIRLPRQWPPVAAGTPPARRETFTVGQHPIPAVVFEAPLGEGLERRAQVATYAAEPWGAALHGLADEARFTALSETVFRAPAKGPRVAEDGASLAGWGRWVVDGGK